Proteins encoded by one window of Pseudomonas coleopterorum:
- a CDS encoding DNA translocase FtsK, protein MKKSTASSAPASVPVWRQQMHYRLKEGALIAMGALCLYLWMALLTYDQTDPGWSHTSSNMDQVQNAAGRAGAFAADILFMVLGYFAYIFPLLLAVKTWQIFRQRHEPWQWSGWLFSWRLIGLVFLILSGAALAHIHFHSAGSLPASAGGALGESLGNLALNALNIQGSTLLFIALFLFGLTVFTDLSWFKVMDMTGKITLDLLELMQGSVTRWWAARAERKQLVAQLREVDEPAYVAPRMSEPRDLAKPKPARPLPVEPTLSSQPSPPPRPVAPIMPAASVATNPAPAQIAPSQPARAAVPIKPLSEESSLGASSAKPAEQSARVQKEKQASLFVDSAVQGTLPPISILDPAEQKKVNYSPESLAAVGQLLEVKLKEFGVEVTVDSIHPGPVITRYEIQPAAGVKVSRISNLAKDLARSLAVLSVRVVEVIPGKTTVGIEIPNEDRQIVRFSEVLSSPQYDQATSPVTMALGHDIGGKPVITDLAKMPHLLVAGTTGSGKSVGVNAMILSILFKSGPEDAKLIMIDPKMLELSIYEGIPHLLCPVVTDMKDAANALRWSVAEMERRYKLMAAMGVRNLAGFNRKIKDAEEAGEPLSDPLYKRESIHDEAPLLKTLPTIVVVVDEFADMMMIVGKKVEELIARIAQKARAAGIHLILATQRPSVDVITGLIKANIPTRMAFQVSSKIDSRTIIDQGGAEQLLGHGDMLYMPPGTSLPIRVHGAFVSDEEVHRVVEAWKQRGVPDYNEDILAGVEEAGSGFENSGGGDGDDSESDALYDEAVNFVLESRRASISAVQRKLKIGYNRAARMIESMEMAGVVTPMNTNGSREVIAPGPMRD, encoded by the coding sequence TTGAAGAAATCCACTGCCTCATCCGCTCCCGCATCGGTGCCTGTCTGGCGTCAGCAGATGCACTACCGCCTCAAGGAAGGCGCCCTGATCGCCATGGGCGCGCTGTGCCTGTATCTGTGGATGGCATTGTTGACCTACGACCAGACCGATCCGGGCTGGAGCCATACCAGCAGCAACATGGACCAGGTGCAGAACGCTGCAGGCCGCGCCGGTGCGTTCGCCGCCGATATCCTGTTCATGGTGCTGGGCTATTTCGCCTACATCTTCCCGCTGTTGCTGGCGGTGAAGACCTGGCAGATCTTCCGTCAGCGCCATGAGCCCTGGCAGTGGAGCGGCTGGCTGTTCTCGTGGCGCCTGATCGGCCTGGTGTTCCTGATTCTTTCCGGCGCGGCGCTGGCGCATATTCATTTCCATTCCGCCGGCAGCCTGCCGGCGTCAGCTGGGGGTGCGCTGGGCGAAAGCCTGGGCAACCTGGCGCTCAATGCCCTGAACATCCAGGGCAGTACCTTGCTGTTCATCGCGTTGTTCCTGTTCGGTCTGACGGTGTTCACCGACCTGTCCTGGTTCAAGGTCATGGACATGACCGGCAAGATCACCCTCGATCTGCTCGAACTCATGCAGGGCTCCGTCACCCGCTGGTGGGCGGCGCGCGCCGAACGCAAGCAGCTGGTGGCCCAGCTGCGCGAAGTGGACGAGCCAGCCTACGTTGCGCCGCGGATGAGTGAACCGCGGGATCTGGCCAAGCCCAAGCCCGCTCGGCCTTTGCCGGTGGAACCGACGCTGTCGAGCCAACCGAGTCCGCCGCCTCGCCCCGTGGCGCCGATCATGCCGGCCGCCTCGGTCGCAACCAATCCTGCACCGGCTCAGATCGCGCCGAGCCAGCCTGCGCGAGCTGCGGTGCCGATCAAGCCGTTGAGCGAAGAAAGCAGCCTCGGCGCATCCAGTGCCAAGCCTGCCGAGCAGAGCGCGCGGGTGCAGAAGGAGAAACAGGCGTCGTTGTTCGTCGACAGCGCCGTGCAGGGTACGCTGCCGCCGATTTCCATCCTCGACCCGGCCGAACAGAAGAAGGTCAACTACTCCCCTGAGTCGCTGGCGGCCGTCGGGCAGTTGCTGGAGGTCAAGCTCAAGGAATTCGGCGTGGAAGTGACCGTCGATTCCATCCACCCCGGCCCAGTCATCACCCGCTACGAGATTCAGCCTGCGGCCGGCGTCAAGGTCAGCCGGATTTCCAATCTGGCCAAGGACCTGGCGCGATCGCTGGCCGTGTTGAGCGTGCGGGTGGTCGAAGTCATTCCCGGCAAGACCACCGTGGGTATCGAAATCCCCAATGAAGACCGGCAGATCGTGCGCTTCTCCGAAGTGCTGTCCTCGCCCCAGTACGATCAGGCCACATCGCCCGTCACCATGGCGCTGGGTCACGACATCGGCGGCAAGCCGGTCATCACCGACCTGGCGAAGATGCCGCACCTGCTGGTGGCCGGTACCACCGGTTCCGGTAAGTCGGTGGGCGTGAACGCGATGATCCTGTCGATTCTGTTCAAGTCGGGTCCTGAAGACGCCAAGCTGATCATGATCGACCCCAAGATGCTCGAGCTGTCGATCTACGAAGGCATTCCGCATTTGCTGTGCCCGGTGGTCACCGACATGAAGGACGCGGCCAACGCGCTGCGCTGGAGCGTGGCCGAGATGGAGCGGCGCTACAAGCTCATGGCCGCCATGGGCGTGCGCAACCTGGCGGGCTTCAACCGCAAGATCAAGGATGCCGAAGAGGCTGGCGAACCGCTGAGTGACCCGTTGTACAAGCGTGAAAGCATTCACGACGAGGCGCCGCTGCTCAAGACCCTGCCGACCATCGTGGTGGTGGTGGACGAATTCGCCGACATGATGATGATCGTCGGCAAGAAGGTCGAAGAGTTGATCGCCCGTATCGCCCAGAAGGCCCGTGCTGCCGGTATCCACCTGATCCTGGCCACCCAGCGACCGTCGGTGGATGTCATCACCGGCCTGATCAAGGCCAACATTCCGACCCGTATGGCGTTCCAGGTGTCGAGCAAGATCGACTCGCGGACCATCATCGACCAGGGGGGCGCCGAACAACTGCTGGGTCACGGTGACATGCTCTACATGCCGCCAGGCACCAGTCTGCCGATTCGCGTCCACGGCGCCTTCGTTTCCGACGAAGAAGTGCACCGCGTGGTCGAAGCCTGGAAGCAGCGTGGCGTGCCGGATTACAACGAAGACATCCTGGCTGGCGTCGAGGAGGCCGGCAGTGGCTTCGAAAACAGCGGCGGCGGTGACGGTGACGACAGCGAGAGCGATGCGCTCTATGACGAAGCGGTGAACTTCGTCCTCGAGAGCCGTCGCGCGTCCATTTCGGCGGTGCAGCGCAAGCTCAAGATCGGCTACAACCGCGCGGCGCGGATGATCGAGTCCATGGAAATGGCCGGTGTGGTTACGCCGATGAATACCAATGGCTCGCGCGAAGTGATCGCGCCGGGCCCGATGCGCGACTGA
- the lolA gene encoding outer membrane lipoprotein chaperone LolA has translation MRLIRMLLVSALALSSLSVHADQKDVARLTQLLEKSQTLTARFSQLTLDGSGTQLQETAGEMALQRPGLFNWHTDAPQEQLMVSDGKKVSLWDPDLEQVTIKNLDQRLTQTPALLLSGDVSKISQSFDISAKEAGDVIDFVLKPKTRDTLFDSLRLSFRKGMINDMQLIDSVGQRTNILFMNVKANEPIAASKFKFDIPKGADVIQE, from the coding sequence ATGCGCCTGATTCGCATGCTGTTGGTTTCTGCTTTGGCTCTGTCCAGCCTGTCGGTGCATGCCGACCAGAAGGACGTCGCGCGCTTGACGCAACTGCTGGAAAAGTCCCAGACGTTGACCGCCCGCTTTTCCCAGCTGACCCTGGATGGCAGCGGTACCCAATTGCAGGAAACCGCTGGTGAGATGGCCCTGCAGCGCCCTGGCCTGTTCAACTGGCACACCGATGCGCCCCAGGAACAGTTGATGGTTTCCGACGGCAAGAAAGTCTCGCTGTGGGACCCGGACCTGGAGCAGGTCACCATCAAGAATCTCGACCAGCGCCTGACCCAGACCCCGGCACTGCTGTTGTCTGGTGACGTGTCCAAGATCAGCCAGAGCTTCGACATCAGCGCGAAGGAAGCCGGTGACGTGATCGATTTCGTGCTCAAGCCCAAGACGCGTGACACCTTGTTCGACTCGCTGCGTCTGTCGTTCCGCAAGGGCATGATCAACGACATGCAGCTGATCGACAGCGTTGGCCAACGCACCAATATCCTGTTCATGAACGTCAAGGCCAACGAGCCGATCGCTGCCAGCAAGTTCAAGTTCGACATCCCCAAAGGGGCGGACGTGATCCAGGAATAA
- a CDS encoding replication-associated recombination protein A, translated as MDLFRSDPIAQPLAARLRASNLDEYVGQEHLLARGKPLREALEQGALHSMIFWGPPGVGKTTLARLLAKVSDAHFETVSAVLAGVKEIRQAVELAKQQAGQYGRRTILFVDEVHRFNKSQQDAFLPYVEDGTLIFIGATTENPSFELNNALLSRARVYVLKSLDEAALRRLVDRALNEERGLGKRRLRLGDEAFAMLMAAADGDGRRVLNLLENASDLAEDGEEIGTDLLQSLLGDTRRRFDKGGEAFYDQISALHKSVRGSNPDASLYWFARMLDGGCDPLYLARRVVRMASEDIGNADPRALPLCLSAWDVQERLGSPEGELAVAQAIVYLACAPKSNAVYMGFKAAMREAAEHGSLEVPLHLRNAPTKLMKQLGYGDEYRYAHDEPDAYAAGEDYFPEQLSPRHYYRPVPRGLELKIGEKLKHLSSLDDNSPRRRRTE; from the coding sequence ATGGACCTGTTTCGCAGCGATCCCATCGCCCAGCCGCTGGCTGCCCGCCTGCGCGCAAGCAACCTGGACGAATATGTCGGCCAGGAGCATTTGCTCGCCCGTGGCAAGCCGTTGCGCGAAGCGTTGGAGCAGGGCGCCCTGCACTCGATGATCTTCTGGGGGCCGCCGGGCGTGGGCAAGACCACCCTGGCGCGGCTCCTGGCGAAAGTCTCGGACGCGCACTTCGAAACCGTCTCGGCGGTGCTCGCCGGGGTCAAGGAGATTCGTCAGGCGGTCGAGTTGGCCAAGCAGCAGGCCGGCCAGTACGGCCGTCGCACGATTCTGTTCGTCGACGAAGTGCATCGCTTCAACAAGTCCCAGCAGGATGCCTTTTTGCCCTATGTGGAAGACGGCACGCTGATCTTCATCGGTGCCACCACCGAGAACCCTTCCTTCGAGCTCAATAACGCCTTGCTCTCGCGGGCTCGTGTCTACGTGCTCAAGAGCCTGGACGAGGCGGCCCTGCGGCGTCTGGTCGATCGCGCGCTGAATGAGGAGCGGGGTTTGGGCAAGCGTCGACTGCGCTTGGGTGACGAAGCCTTCGCCATGCTCATGGCGGCCGCCGACGGCGATGGGCGCCGCGTGCTCAACCTGTTGGAGAATGCGTCGGACCTTGCCGAAGACGGCGAGGAAATCGGCACCGACCTGTTGCAGAGCCTGCTGGGCGACACCCGTCGCCGTTTCGACAAGGGCGGCGAGGCGTTCTACGACCAGATTTCGGCCCTGCACAAGTCAGTGCGCGGTTCCAATCCGGATGCGTCGCTGTACTGGTTCGCGCGCATGCTCGACGGTGGGTGCGATCCGCTGTATCTGGCGCGCCGTGTGGTGCGTATGGCCAGCGAGGACATCGGCAATGCCGATCCGCGCGCGTTGCCCCTGTGCCTGTCGGCGTGGGACGTGCAGGAGCGCCTGGGCAGTCCGGAAGGCGAGTTGGCCGTGGCCCAGGCGATCGTCTACCTGGCGTGCGCGCCCAAGAGCAATGCTGTGTACATGGGCTTCAAGGCGGCCATGCGCGAAGCCGCCGAGCACGGTTCCCTGGAAGTGCCGCTGCACCTGCGCAACGCTCCGACCAAGCTGATGAAGCAGTTGGGCTATGGCGACGAGTACCGCTACGCCCACGACGAGCCCGACGCCTACGCGGCCGGCGAAGACTATTTCCCCGAACAACTGAGCCCGCGCCACTACTACCGACCCGTGCCTCGCGGCCTGGAATTGAAGATCGGCGAGAAGCTCAAACATCTGTCCAGCCTGGACGACAACAGCCCCCGACGGCGGAGAACCGAGTGA
- the crcB gene encoding fluoride efflux transporter CrcB, with the protein MIPTIIAVSLGGVVGTLLRLFTATYINANWPRLFYTGTLAVNIVGCLIIGYLYGLFMIRPDIPVEIRSGLMVGFVGGLTTFSSFSLDTVRLLESGQGLVAMGYCAVSVFGGLLATWAGLALTKI; encoded by the coding sequence GTGATCCCGACCATCATCGCGGTCTCCCTCGGTGGGGTGGTCGGCACCTTGCTGCGGCTGTTTACCGCCACCTACATCAATGCGAACTGGCCACGCCTGTTCTATACCGGTACGCTGGCCGTCAATATCGTCGGCTGCCTGATCATCGGCTACCTGTACGGCCTGTTCATGATTCGCCCGGACATTCCGGTCGAAATCCGTTCGGGACTGATGGTGGGGTTCGTGGGCGGCCTGACCACCTTTTCCTCATTTTCGCTGGACACCGTGCGCTTGCTCGAAAGCGGCCAGGGACTGGTTGCCATGGGCTACTGCGCAGTGAGCGTATTCGGCGGCCTGCTGGCCACCTGGGCCGGCCTGGCACTGACTAAAATCTGA